A stretch of the Haloplanus aerogenes genome encodes the following:
- a CDS encoding GYD domain-containing protein: MPTYVLLTTFTQQGVENVQASPERTEHAREMVKSLGGTWRDFFITMGRYDGVVIADFPDDETAAQAALTLAESGNVTTETLRAFTLDEFRDIVEAMS; encoded by the coding sequence ATGCCGACATACGTGCTCTTAACCACCTTCACCCAGCAGGGCGTCGAAAACGTACAAGCCAGTCCCGAACGAACGGAACACGCAAGAGAGATGGTCAAGTCGCTTGGCGGGACGTGGCGGGACTTTTTCATAACGATGGGCCGGTACGATGGGGTCGTCATCGCCGACTTTCCAGACGACGAGACGGCGGCCCAAGCCGCGCTCACCCTCGCTGAAAGTGGCAACGTGACTACCGAGACGCTCCGAGCGTTCACACTTGACGAATTTCGCGACATCGTCGAAGCCATGTCGTAA